In Microbacterium cremeum, a genomic segment contains:
- a CDS encoding MBL fold metallo-hydrolase: MKLGPHLHRVGNDIVASYLVVTDEGITVIDAGLPGHWRDLTRELRTIGRTADDIRGLVLTHGDSDHLGFAERLRRDHGVPVYVHAADAQRARTGEKPKTPAGPMRLGPTLGFFAYALRKRAVPTRYVSEVVEIRDGDVLDLPGAPVIVGMPGHSPGSIAVHVPLADAVFVGDALTTRHVLTGREGLQPAPFTDAPAEASASLDRLAGLEASWVLPGHGAPWRGSPAEVAAAVRAGGH, from the coding sequence ATGAAGCTCGGGCCGCACCTGCACCGCGTCGGCAACGACATCGTCGCCTCCTACCTCGTCGTCACCGACGAGGGCATCACGGTCATCGACGCCGGGCTGCCGGGGCACTGGCGCGATCTCACGCGCGAGCTCCGCACGATCGGCAGGACGGCCGACGACATCCGCGGACTCGTCCTCACGCACGGCGACAGCGACCACCTCGGGTTCGCGGAGCGGCTGCGCCGCGATCACGGCGTGCCCGTCTACGTGCACGCGGCCGACGCGCAGCGCGCCCGCACCGGCGAGAAGCCGAAGACCCCGGCGGGTCCGATGCGGCTGGGCCCGACCCTCGGGTTCTTCGCGTATGCGCTGCGCAAGCGCGCCGTGCCGACCAGGTACGTCTCGGAGGTCGTCGAGATCCGCGACGGCGACGTCCTCGATCTGCCCGGTGCTCCGGTGATCGTCGGGATGCCGGGGCACTCGCCCGGGAGCATCGCCGTGCACGTCCCGCTCGCCGACGCGGTCTTCGTCGGCGATGCGCTCACGACGCGCCACGTCCTCACCGGCCGCGAGGGCCTGCAGCCCGCGCCCTTCACCGACGCCCCGGCCGAGGCATCCGCATCACTCGATCGCCTCGCCGGACTCGAAGCGTCGTGGGTGCTCCCCGGACACGGCGCACCCTGGCGCGGCTCTCCGGCCGAGGTCGCGGCCGCCGTCCGAGCGGGCGGGCACTGA